A section of the Spirosoma pollinicola genome encodes:
- a CDS encoding DUF7133 domain-containing protein, which produces MLKSFSTIGLTVALVAVAMSSFIGSDPILQIRLQQNSVVADTLPKPTLPEGANPDDPDWKGIDLEAKAPVQPLSPADEAKLFLLPPGYKIEPVLTEPAIQQPAAISFDGNGRMYVLELRTYMLTADSKDELQPTSRISRWEDKNNDGIYESGTAFVDNLIFPRFVLPYGKDAILTMESDADNVYKYTDTNGDGKADKKELFTNKYGRSGNVEHQQAFLYWGMDNWLYSTVNAFRVRETPNGVIREKTGFNRAQWGITHDDNGKLWFQGGASGVPSYFQFPIQYGNFEVPNELAKGFDVPWGAPVKLADMQGGMDEVRQPDGSLNHVTGSAGNDVYRGDRLPAELKGQYFYGEPVARIVRQINPVVTEGLTTLHNVYQDQQSEFLRSTDPLFRPIDMTTAPDGTLYITDMYHGIIQEGQWTQKGTYLRTKIEQYQLDKVVGLGRIWRITYDGKERDKTRPNMYTEKTADLVKNLAHPNGWWRDMAQQVLVQRKDLSVVPQLTAMALTNKNTLARTHALWTLEGLSALKTSVVQKMLTDPEPRLRIQALRASETVYKAGDKSLEANYKHALTDANTDVLIQAMLTAKFLKIPGFDDAIKTAMASNKAAGVKLVGDQILTPPKQRNMGPFGAPELSANQKAQVERGALIYNELCSQCHGNNGMGTPAGNGRLLAPALAGSAHMQSHPEYAIRVVLHGLEGAIEGKTYSGGMMASMKEQSNEWVADVLSYIRNGLSNDASLVSAEQVATVRKKTADQQGSYQYATLSKLTPYELQPQSLTVTASHTASTRIGGNVSPATAFTYEGWSTGGRQEKGMWYEIEFPKETSVAELHFTASQTIKKGWKPQPGQPMGSMKIPFIHTYPRDFVIEASDNGKSWHEILPETRGVEGDNVITLNGSKAKFLRMRLFEGLADDSDEIPWSMRQLKVFAR; this is translated from the coding sequence ATGCTGAAATCTTTCTCTACCATCGGTCTGACAGTTGCCCTTGTGGCAGTTGCTATGTCGTCTTTTATTGGATCTGACCCAATTCTTCAAATTCGACTGCAACAAAATTCCGTTGTGGCTGATACCCTGCCCAAACCAACGTTACCCGAAGGCGCTAATCCCGACGATCCGGATTGGAAAGGGATTGATCTAGAGGCCAAAGCGCCTGTGCAGCCCCTGTCGCCGGCAGACGAAGCCAAGCTGTTTCTGTTGCCACCGGGCTACAAAATCGAACCCGTATTGACGGAACCAGCCATTCAACAACCGGCAGCTATTTCCTTCGATGGTAACGGACGTATGTATGTGCTGGAACTACGGACGTATATGCTCACCGCCGATTCTAAAGACGAGCTACAGCCAACGAGCCGGATTTCGCGCTGGGAAGACAAAAACAACGATGGTATCTACGAATCTGGAACGGCCTTTGTCGATAATCTGATTTTTCCCCGCTTTGTGTTGCCCTACGGTAAAGATGCCATCCTGACGATGGAATCCGATGCCGACAATGTCTACAAATACACCGATACCAACGGCGATGGGAAGGCCGATAAAAAAGAGTTGTTTACCAATAAGTATGGTCGATCCGGGAACGTCGAACACCAGCAGGCTTTCCTGTATTGGGGTATGGATAACTGGCTCTATAGTACGGTCAATGCCTTCCGGGTTCGGGAAACGCCCAACGGAGTTATCCGCGAAAAAACGGGCTTTAATCGGGCTCAGTGGGGTATTACGCATGACGATAACGGGAAGTTGTGGTTTCAGGGTGGCGCCAGTGGTGTACCTTCATATTTCCAGTTTCCTATCCAGTACGGTAATTTTGAGGTACCCAATGAGTTAGCCAAAGGCTTCGATGTGCCCTGGGGTGCGCCCGTAAAACTGGCCGACATGCAGGGCGGTATGGACGAAGTTCGCCAGCCCGATGGCTCATTGAATCATGTAACGGGTTCGGCAGGTAACGACGTTTACCGTGGTGACCGCCTGCCCGCCGAGCTAAAGGGCCAATACTTCTACGGCGAGCCCGTTGCCCGAATTGTTCGCCAGATCAACCCCGTTGTTACGGAGGGATTAACGACGCTGCATAACGTTTACCAGGATCAGCAGTCGGAGTTTTTGCGCTCTACCGACCCGCTGTTCAGGCCCATTGATATGACTACCGCCCCCGATGGTACGCTATACATTACGGATATGTACCACGGCATCATTCAGGAGGGGCAGTGGACACAAAAAGGCACCTATCTGCGGACAAAAATCGAGCAGTACCAACTGGATAAAGTCGTTGGTCTGGGGCGCATCTGGCGTATCACGTACGATGGGAAGGAACGGGATAAAACCCGACCCAACATGTACACGGAAAAGACAGCCGATCTGGTGAAGAATCTGGCACATCCGAATGGTTGGTGGCGCGATATGGCCCAGCAGGTGCTGGTGCAGCGTAAGGATCTTTCGGTGGTACCTCAGTTGACGGCTATGGCGCTTACCAACAAGAATACGCTGGCCCGCACGCATGCGCTCTGGACGCTCGAAGGGCTGAGCGCACTTAAAACGAGCGTTGTGCAAAAAATGCTGACCGATCCTGAGCCGCGCTTACGTATCCAGGCACTTCGGGCCAGTGAAACCGTTTATAAAGCAGGGGATAAATCGTTGGAAGCTAACTACAAACATGCCTTAACCGACGCCAATACCGACGTGCTGATTCAGGCGATGCTCACAGCCAAGTTTCTGAAAATACCCGGTTTTGACGACGCTATAAAAACGGCGATGGCCAGCAACAAAGCCGCTGGGGTAAAACTGGTGGGCGATCAAATCCTTACGCCACCCAAACAGCGGAACATGGGGCCATTTGGCGCACCGGAACTAAGTGCCAATCAAAAAGCACAGGTCGAACGCGGAGCTTTGATCTACAACGAATTATGTTCGCAGTGTCACGGCAATAACGGTATGGGAACTCCTGCCGGAAACGGACGCTTACTGGCTCCGGCCCTGGCGGGCTCAGCTCATATGCAGTCGCACCCGGAGTATGCCATACGGGTTGTGTTGCATGGGCTGGAAGGGGCTATAGAGGGTAAAACCTACTCCGGCGGCATGATGGCGAGTATGAAAGAACAGTCCAACGAGTGGGTCGCCGATGTACTTTCATATATTCGGAATGGGTTATCGAACGATGCATCACTGGTTTCGGCGGAACAGGTGGCTACGGTTCGCAAAAAAACGGCGGACCAGCAGGGGTCTTATCAGTATGCTACGCTATCGAAGTTAACGCCTTACGAACTGCAACCCCAATCATTGACCGTTACAGCCAGTCATACGGCCTCTACCCGCATTGGGGGTAACGTGTCGCCCGCAACGGCCTTTACCTACGAAGGCTGGTCAACGGGTGGTCGTCAGGAAAAAGGCATGTGGTATGAAATCGAATTTCCCAAAGAGACAAGCGTGGCCGAATTGCATTTTACGGCTTCACAAACCATAAAGAAGGGCTGGAAACCACAACCCGGCCAACCGATGGGGTCGATGAAAATACCGTTTATTCATACATATCCGCGCGATTTCGTCATAGAGGCTTCCGATAATGGGAAGAGTTGGCACGAAATTCTGCCGGAAACAAGGGGTGTTGAGGGCGATAATGTCATTACGCTGAATGGCAGTAAAGCTAAATTCCTGCGTATGCGTCTGTTTGAGGGATTAGCCGATGACAGTGACGAAATCCCGTGGTCGATGCGGCAGTTGAAAGTGTTTGCACGATGA
- a CDS encoding DUF1501 domain-containing protein has translation MEKEILEHGLNFNRRRFLSRLSLGLGSAALGSLLIPDLFSGSGAEDGLTPGIPHFAPKAKRVIYLFQNGAPSQQELFDYKPKLREMMGQEIPPSVRGTQRLTGMTANQKEFPLVGSFVDFKQYGQSRAWVSDLFPYTAKIVDDLCIVKSMFTEAINHDPALTFLQTGSQQGNRPSMGSWLSYGLGNENKNLPNFTVLLSRGIGNGQGVYSKLWSNGFLDSIHQGVQFSKGEDPVLYLRDPDGMDRQDRRDMLDNLAQLNDLSYQEFGDPEISAKVKQYEMAYRMQTAVPEVMDLSKEPDDIIKLYGPDCLVPGTFAANCLLARKLSENGVRFVQLYHQGWDQHGNLPFEIAKQAKDVDQASAALVTDLKQRGLLDETLVIWGGEFGRTSYTQGKLTKDNYGRDHHPRCFTVWMAGGGIKPGIVYGETDEMGYNIVQNPVHVHDFQATILNQMGLNHEKLIFKHLGRRYRLTDVSGKVVHDILV, from the coding sequence ATGGAAAAAGAAATTCTCGAACACGGTCTGAATTTTAACCGACGTCGCTTCCTCTCCCGACTGAGTTTGGGCTTGGGTAGTGCGGCTCTGGGCTCTTTGCTAATCCCTGATCTGTTCAGTGGGAGCGGAGCCGAAGACGGCTTGACGCCCGGTATTCCGCATTTTGCGCCCAAAGCCAAACGGGTTATCTACCTGTTTCAGAACGGCGCACCGTCGCAGCAGGAACTGTTCGACTACAAACCCAAATTGCGGGAGATGATGGGGCAGGAGATACCGCCTTCCGTTCGGGGAACGCAGCGGCTTACGGGCATGACTGCCAACCAGAAAGAGTTTCCGCTGGTAGGTTCGTTTGTCGACTTTAAGCAATATGGTCAATCGCGGGCGTGGGTGAGCGATTTATTTCCATATACGGCCAAAATCGTGGACGACCTCTGCATCGTCAAATCCATGTTTACCGAGGCCATTAACCACGACCCGGCACTTACCTTTTTGCAAACGGGTTCACAGCAGGGCAACCGGCCAAGCATGGGTTCGTGGCTGAGTTATGGACTGGGAAACGAAAACAAAAACCTGCCGAACTTCACCGTGTTGCTATCTCGCGGAATTGGCAACGGGCAGGGCGTTTACTCCAAACTTTGGTCGAACGGATTTCTGGATTCCATTCACCAGGGTGTTCAGTTCAGCAAGGGCGAGGACCCCGTTTTGTACCTGCGCGACCCCGACGGTATGGACCGGCAGGATCGACGCGATATGCTCGACAATCTGGCACAACTCAACGATTTATCGTATCAGGAGTTTGGTGATCCAGAAATAAGTGCCAAAGTGAAGCAATATGAAATGGCCTACCGGATGCAGACTGCTGTGCCCGAGGTAATGGACTTGTCGAAAGAGCCGGACGATATAATTAAGCTCTATGGTCCCGATTGTCTGGTTCCGGGCACCTTTGCCGCCAACTGTTTGCTGGCCCGTAAACTATCGGAAAATGGCGTGCGGTTTGTGCAGTTGTACCATCAGGGGTGGGACCAGCACGGCAACCTCCCATTCGAGATAGCGAAGCAAGCGAAGGACGTCGATCAGGCATCGGCTGCGCTGGTAACCGACCTCAAGCAACGGGGCTTACTGGACGAAACACTGGTCATCTGGGGCGGTGAGTTTGGCCGTACCAGCTACACGCAGGGCAAGCTGACAAAAGATAACTACGGTCGCGATCATCACCCGCGCTGCTTTACTGTCTGGATGGCGGGCGGTGGTATCAAACCCGGCATCGTGTATGGCGAAACAGATGAGATGGGATACAACATCGTGCAAAATCCGGTGCACGTGCATGACTTTCAGGCCACTATCCTGAATCAGATGGGGCTGAACCACGAGAAGCTAATCTTCAAACATTTAGGCCGTCGGTATCGATTGACCGATGTGTCGGGGAAAGTTGTCCATGATATTCTTGTGTGA
- a CDS encoding 3-keto-disaccharide hydrolase: MRVSKLILLLTMILMSQLANGQTGKIPDGFRPIFNGKNLKGWHISRSTHQGSTPNFFVENGAIVGKEKPYGQGGLLLTDKNYKSFELYLEVKLDSFCNSGIFLRSNEGGAAYQIELVLPGNTGDLLGERLNPSKGAKATDREKVWRASGITDGWNAFRIRMAGDIPHLTLWINGVQMWDVEEPKNDFIGEATEGMIGLQCHWTAVYSAAAGSGMPLTSWRPDAAIKFRNLAIKELP, encoded by the coding sequence ATGCGAGTCTCAAAACTGATCCTCCTACTGACGATGATACTGATGAGCCAGCTGGCCAACGGCCAGACAGGCAAAATTCCCGATGGGTTTAGGCCAATTTTCAACGGGAAAAACCTGAAAGGCTGGCACATTAGCCGAAGCACACATCAGGGTTCGACTCCCAATTTTTTTGTCGAAAATGGCGCTATCGTCGGTAAAGAGAAACCTTATGGACAGGGCGGGCTTTTACTGACCGATAAGAATTATAAATCCTTTGAGCTTTACCTGGAAGTCAAGCTGGACTCGTTCTGTAACAGCGGTATATTCCTGCGCTCCAACGAAGGCGGTGCCGCCTATCAGATCGAGCTTGTCTTGCCGGGCAACACCGGCGACCTGTTGGGCGAACGACTCAACCCCAGCAAAGGGGCTAAAGCCACGGATCGGGAAAAAGTATGGCGGGCCAGTGGTATAACAGACGGCTGGAACGCCTTCCGAATTCGGATGGCAGGTGACATTCCGCATCTAACGCTCTGGATCAATGGCGTGCAAATGTGGGATGTCGAGGAACCCAAAAATGACTTTATTGGTGAGGCTACAGAAGGTATGATCGGCTTGCAATGCCATTGGACGGCCGTGTATTCGGCGGCAGCGGGCAGCGGTATGCCCTTAACCAGCTGGCGACCGGATGCCGCTATTAAATTTCGGAATCTGGCCATTAAGGAGCTACCGTGA
- a CDS encoding formylglycine-generating enzyme family protein — MNRISLVLAGFCFVTSLYAQEPTYTNQQGIEFILIKPGSMVVGKFQPTINRSAGFGRPPAQATTSAAPRPSPLPESDYKLAEELAKKDAMPGFTVTISKPYYIGKFELTQEQWKKVMGTNPSYFQSGKVSDNADLHPVERVSWPDAQAFIKKLNALDKRHKYRLPTEFEWEYAARAGAQDDISWSDIRASAVIAAKTTSPVGTKKPNAWGLYDTLGNVWEWVQDVYNEKIFADDPSTPSPKSGKEHVLKGAPFYGDVKNATYMTHAAGPGSQYDVGFRLVMEAN, encoded by the coding sequence ATGAATAGAATTAGCCTTGTCTTAGCGGGTTTTTGTTTCGTAACGAGCCTATACGCGCAGGAACCCACCTATACCAATCAGCAGGGAATCGAATTTATCTTGATCAAACCCGGAAGCATGGTCGTGGGAAAATTCCAGCCGACGATCAATAGAAGTGCGGGCTTTGGCAGACCGCCCGCCCAGGCAACAACCAGTGCCGCCCCCAGACCATCACCGCTGCCTGAATCGGATTACAAACTGGCCGAAGAACTGGCTAAAAAAGACGCCATGCCCGGTTTTACCGTAACGATTTCGAAGCCCTATTATATCGGCAAGTTCGAACTTACGCAGGAGCAGTGGAAAAAAGTAATGGGCACTAACCCATCATATTTTCAGTCGGGTAAGGTGTCTGATAATGCCGATCTGCACCCGGTTGAGCGCGTAAGCTGGCCGGATGCGCAAGCCTTCATCAAGAAATTAAATGCACTGGATAAAAGGCACAAGTACCGCTTACCCACCGAATTTGAATGGGAATATGCAGCTCGTGCGGGTGCTCAGGACGATATTTCGTGGAGCGATATTCGAGCCAGTGCCGTTATTGCGGCCAAAACGACCAGCCCTGTAGGGACTAAAAAGCCCAATGCCTGGGGGCTTTATGATACGCTCGGCAATGTGTGGGAATGGGTACAGGATGTGTATAATGAAAAGATCTTTGCCGATGACCCGTCGACCCCGTCGCCAAAATCAGGAAAAGAGCACGTACTGAAAGGGGCACCTTTTTATGGCGATGTGAAGAATGCCACCTACATGACCCATGCCGCCGGACCGGGTAGCCAATACGATGTCGGGTTTCGTCTGGTCATGGAAGCTAACTAA
- a CDS encoding c-type cytochrome domain-containing protein has product MNKKLIGFAEQALFASSIFIVFLLLFNNRFAVPLWLQPMGRMHPLVLHFPIVILLLAMVMEAFRFRTTSASNPALAEFYRDFLRNLLLLGALSAGVTVIMGLFLAKEDGYSGQVLQWHKWSGVAIFFAASLIYWGRSKAWYTPRMAQAGAVVTVLFLIGAGHYGASLTHGDNFLFEPISSRFKPAPVALDKALVYDDVIHPIFEQKCISCHNPDKLKGQLSLATIEGMLKGGKTGKLFVAGKPDISLLLERIHLPVDEKKHMPPSGETQLTPQEITLLALWVKGRAEHKKKLLDLPPTDSLRLMASALFKPVEPVDEYDFDAADEETVKGLNNDYRTVAPLAKESPALAVNLYNKATFTPDKLTELSSVKEQVVYLNLNKMPVKDADLKRVSEFENLQKLDLNFTDITGAGLSVLSALKQLQTLSLTGTNVTFDALQKQLGNFKKLKTISVWNTKLTPSQVAQLQKAYKSIQFIAGFDGADSEPIKLNPPQVKNSSTIFTQAIPLQLKHPIKGVEIRYTTDGTEPDSLHSQVFANQTTLTQPTLIKAKAYKSGWYGSNVASFDFYKSTYKPDSVNLLLPLNPVHQADGAHTFFDGKLGTFNANSPAWANNWGGFRKNNMALVSEFNKPITVSSVALRIMVEEETGIFPPSVVEIWGGNSREQMKLIATLKPEQPVKKATPILKAVVCSFKPQTVSFLKIVAKPVAKLPEWHANKGNQGLLLVDEVFIN; this is encoded by the coding sequence ATGAATAAAAAGCTAATCGGTTTTGCGGAGCAGGCGTTATTTGCGTCGAGTATCTTTATTGTATTCCTGCTGCTCTTCAACAACAGGTTTGCGGTGCCTCTTTGGCTGCAACCAATGGGGCGTATGCACCCGTTGGTGCTTCATTTTCCTATTGTCATTCTGTTGCTGGCTATGGTCATGGAAGCGTTTCGCTTTCGGACAACCAGCGCGTCGAACCCCGCCCTGGCGGAGTTTTATCGCGACTTTCTGCGCAATCTGCTTCTTCTTGGCGCGTTGTCGGCGGGGGTTACGGTTATCATGGGCCTGTTTCTGGCTAAAGAAGATGGGTATAGCGGTCAGGTGTTGCAGTGGCACAAATGGTCGGGAGTCGCTATCTTTTTTGCGGCTTCGCTGATCTACTGGGGTAGGAGCAAGGCCTGGTACACCCCCCGAATGGCTCAGGCTGGTGCAGTCGTGACGGTGCTGTTCCTGATTGGTGCGGGTCATTATGGGGCCAGTTTAACCCACGGCGATAATTTCCTGTTCGAGCCGATAAGCAGCCGATTCAAACCGGCTCCCGTAGCACTCGACAAAGCCCTTGTGTATGACGATGTGATTCATCCCATTTTTGAACAAAAGTGCATCAGTTGCCACAATCCCGATAAACTGAAGGGGCAGTTGAGTCTGGCTACCATCGAGGGAATGCTGAAGGGCGGTAAAACAGGTAAATTATTCGTTGCCGGTAAGCCCGACATAAGCTTACTACTGGAACGGATTCATTTGCCGGTCGACGAGAAAAAACACATGCCACCGTCGGGGGAAACCCAGCTTACCCCACAGGAAATAACCCTGCTGGCGCTATGGGTAAAAGGCCGTGCCGAACATAAAAAGAAACTGCTGGACCTGCCCCCAACCGACTCGCTGCGCCTGATGGCATCGGCCTTATTTAAACCCGTTGAGCCCGTTGATGAATATGATTTCGATGCGGCAGATGAAGAAACCGTCAAGGGGCTAAACAACGACTATCGGACGGTGGCTCCACTGGCAAAAGAGTCGCCTGCGTTGGCGGTTAATCTGTATAACAAGGCTACGTTTACACCCGATAAACTAACAGAATTAAGTTCTGTTAAAGAGCAGGTCGTTTACCTGAATCTCAACAAAATGCCTGTAAAAGATGCTGATTTAAAGCGGGTTAGCGAGTTCGAGAATCTACAGAAGTTAGACCTGAATTTTACGGACATAACCGGCGCCGGTTTATCGGTGCTGTCGGCCTTAAAACAACTGCAAACCCTCTCGCTGACGGGTACAAACGTCACGTTTGATGCCCTGCAAAAACAGCTTGGCAACTTCAAAAAGCTCAAAACGATTTCTGTCTGGAACACAAAACTGACGCCTTCGCAGGTAGCGCAGTTGCAAAAGGCCTACAAGAGCATTCAGTTCATTGCCGGGTTCGATGGAGCCGACAGTGAGCCCATCAAGCTCAATCCGCCACAGGTGAAGAATAGCTCTACCATTTTCACTCAGGCTATACCGCTCCAGCTTAAGCACCCCATCAAAGGTGTTGAAATTCGTTACACAACCGATGGGACAGAACCCGATAGCCTCCATTCACAGGTTTTTGCCAACCAAACGACCCTCACGCAACCCACGCTCATAAAAGCAAAAGCCTATAAGTCGGGTTGGTATGGCAGCAACGTGGCTTCTTTCGATTTTTACAAAAGCACTTACAAACCCGATAGCGTGAACTTGCTCTTGCCGCTCAATCCCGTTCATCAGGCCGACGGTGCGCACACGTTTTTTGATGGCAAACTCGGCACCTTCAACGCCAACAGTCCCGCCTGGGCTAACAACTGGGGCGGATTCCGGAAAAATAACATGGCACTGGTCTCGGAGTTTAACAAACCGATTACTGTGTCGTCTGTTGCTTTGCGTATCATGGTTGAGGAAGAAACGGGTATTTTCCCGCCGTCGGTGGTTGAGATCTGGGGCGGCAACAGTCGCGAACAGATGAAATTAATTGCGACGCTCAAGCCCGAGCAGCCCGTAAAAAAAGCAACTCCCATATTGAAGGCGGTCGTTTGCTCCTTTAAACCGCAAACCGTTTCGTTCCTCAAGATCGTTGCGAAACCAGTGGCCAAACTCCCGGAATGGCACGCTAACAAAGGCAATCAGGGCCTGTTGCTTGTCGATGAGGTGTTTATCAATTAG
- a CDS encoding sugar phosphate isomerase/epimerase family protein, protein MKNQPTRRQFLGATAALVSGAVLGSNKLFGAPAILRNIIKPNSLINGVQIGTITYSFRDMPDQSAEATLQYVLDCGISAIELMGGPAESFAGAPKNTVDMRTLFPLMRKRRENQPLTEDETKTLADADAQMKAYREEMSKWRISASMAKFEKVRKMYNQAGVTMYGFKPDAFGIQNTDADIDYGMRAAKALGANQVTVEHPANDAQTLRLGQMAVKHGLRVGYHGHEQQTPTFWDTALAQSPGNAMNFDLGHYIAAGQPDPLGLIREKHTRISSMHIKDRQGPAHGKGNLPWGQGDTPLLPVLQLMRDQKYTFPASVELEYQIPAGSTSVAEVKKCVDFCRNALS, encoded by the coding sequence ATGAAAAACCAACCAACACGCCGTCAGTTTTTGGGCGCTACGGCTGCTCTCGTATCAGGAGCGGTATTGGGGAGCAACAAGCTTTTTGGCGCACCAGCCATTCTTCGGAATATCATCAAGCCTAATTCGCTGATCAATGGTGTACAAATCGGTACCATCACCTACTCATTTCGGGATATGCCCGATCAGAGTGCCGAAGCTACCCTGCAATATGTGTTGGATTGTGGAATTAGCGCTATTGAACTGATGGGCGGGCCTGCCGAGTCGTTTGCCGGTGCCCCAAAAAACACGGTCGACATGCGGACGTTGTTCCCATTAATGCGGAAACGGCGCGAAAATCAGCCCTTAACCGAAGATGAAACAAAAACACTGGCCGACGCCGATGCGCAGATGAAAGCCTATAGGGAAGAAATGTCGAAATGGCGGATTTCGGCATCTATGGCCAAGTTTGAGAAGGTTCGCAAAATGTATAATCAGGCGGGTGTAACGATGTACGGTTTCAAACCCGACGCTTTCGGTATACAAAATACAGACGCCGATATTGACTATGGCATGCGGGCAGCTAAAGCGTTGGGAGCCAATCAGGTGACAGTGGAACACCCTGCTAATGACGCGCAAACGCTTAGACTGGGGCAGATGGCGGTGAAGCACGGCCTGCGTGTGGGATATCATGGACATGAGCAGCAAACGCCCACTTTCTGGGATACCGCGCTGGCCCAGTCACCGGGCAATGCCATGAATTTTGACCTGGGCCACTACATTGCCGCTGGCCAGCCCGACCCACTGGGGTTAATTCGGGAGAAACACACCCGCATTTCCAGCATGCACATTAAAGACCGTCAGGGACCGGCTCATGGTAAAGGAAACCTTCCCTGGGGCCAGGGCGACACGCCTTTACTGCCGGTTCTCCAGCTAATGCGTGACCAGAAATATACATTCCCGGCTTCCGTCGAATTGGAGTACCAGATACCCGCCGGGTCGACCTCGGTCGCTGAAGTGAAAAAATGCGTGGATTTCTGTCGGAATGCATTGAGCTAG